From Amia ocellicauda isolate fAmiCal2 chromosome 12, fAmiCal2.hap1, whole genome shotgun sequence, a single genomic window includes:
- the clp1 gene encoding polyribonucleotide 5'-hydroxyl-kinase Clp1, whose protein sequence is MSSESERAGGSEEGTSGAGSGSGGTGGVRFDLERETELRFEVEGPERVTLELLSGLGEVFGSELNRNKKYSFGPGAKIAVFTWQGCSVCLTGKTEVAYVSKDTPMLLYLNTHAALEQMRQQAERDNERGPRVMVVGPTDVGKSTLCRLLLCWAVRAGRRPTLVELDVGQTAVALPGTLGALGIERPADLEEGFSVQAPLVYHFGSTSPGTNIKLYNKLTSCLAEVFSQRCEASRRSSVSGCVINTCGWVKGAGYQALVHTASAFQVDVVLVLDQERLYNELKRDLPHFVKVVLLPKSGGVVERSKACRREARDDRIREYFYGFRGASFFPHAFDVRFSDVRIFKIGAPSIPDSCLPLGMSQDDTQLKLVPVTPGRDLAHHVLSVSSVGDREGEDGGKGAAGVLDSPVCGFIVVTAVDTQNQLMTVLSPAPRPLPRHTLLIMDIRFIDLK, encoded by the exons ATGTCCTCAGAGTCGGAGCGGGCAGGTGGGAGCGAGGAGGGGACCAGCGGTGCAGGCTCTGGGTCAGGGGGGACAGGGGGGGTGCGGTTtgacctggagagagagacggagctGCGGTTCGAGGTGGAGGGACCCGAGCGAGTCACCCTGGAACTTCTGTCGGGCCTGGGTGAGGTGTTCGGGTCAGAGCTGAACCGCAACAAGAAGTACAGCTTTGGACCAGGGGCCAAGATCGCCGTGTTCACCTGGCAGGGTTGCAGTGTCTGTCTCACCGGCAAGACTGAG gtGGCCTATGTTTCTAAGGACACCCCAATGCTGTTGTACCTGAACACACATGCAGCCCTGGAGCAGATGAGACAGCAGGCCGAGAGAGACAACGAGAGAGGACCACGG GTAATGGTAGTGGGCCCAACAGATGTGGGCAAGTCCACGCTGTGCCGGCTGCTGCTGTGCTGGGCAGTGCGGGCGGGGCGGCGGCCCACGCTGGTGGAGCTGGACGTGGGGCAGACAGCCGTGGCACTGCCAGGCACCTTAGGAGCGCTGGGCATTGAGCGTCCCGCTGATCTGGAGGAGGGCTTTTCCGTACAGGCGCCTCTTGTCTACCACTTTGGCTCCACCAGCCCCGGCACGAACATCAAACTGTACAACAag ttgACGTCCTGCCTGGCGGAGGTGTTCAGTCAGAGGTGCGAGGCGAGTCGGCGCTCCAGCGTGTCAGGCTGTGTGATCAACACTTGCGGCTGGGTGAAGGGGGCCGGGTACCAGGCCCTGGTGCACACAGCCTCTGCCTTCCAGGTAGACGTAGTACTGGTCCTGGACCAGGAGCGACTGTACAACGAGCTCAAGAGGGACCTTCCCCACTTCGTCAAGGTTGTCCTGCTGCCCAAGTCTGGAGGG gTGGTAGAGCGCTCCAAGGCGTGCCGACGGGAGGCACGGGACGATCGGATTCGGGAGTACTTCTATGGCTTCCGCGGTGCCTCCTTCTTCCCCCACGCCTTCGATGTGCGCTTCTCCGACGTACGCATCTTCAAGATCGGTGCCCCCTCAATCCCGGACTCCTGCCTCCCCTTGGGCATGTCCCAGGACGACACCCAGCTCAAACTGGTCCCAGTCACCCCGGGCCGGGACCTGGCCCACCACGTCCTGAGCGTCAGCAGTgtgggagacagagagggggaggacGGAGGGAAAGGGGCGGCAGGGGTGCTGGACAGCCCGGTGTGTGGCTTCATCGTGGTGACGGCGGTGGATACTCAGAACCAGCTGATGACCGTGCTGAGCCCTGCCCCCCGGCCCCTCCCTCGCCACACCCTACTCATCATGGACATCCGGTTTATTGATCTGAAGTAG
- the selenoh gene encoding selenoprotein H, whose product MATRSKPAARGQKRRAAPEPQGAFSQAEDTASKQPKKERGRRDGQEGAAEGRRITIEHCVSURVFGRQAEALRGAILEQHPDLPVLCNPEKPRRGSFDITLTLTPGQQVSLWSGVKKGPPRKLKFPDPTVVLSALKEALESQ is encoded by the exons ATGGCGACTCGCTCTAAACCAG ccGCTAGGGGGCAGAAGCGCAGGGCAGCCCCGGAGCCGCAGGGGGCTTTTTCCCAGGCAGAGGACACTGCCAGCAAGCAGCCCAAGAAAGAGAGGGGcaggagggacgggcaggaggGGGCAGCAGAGGGCCGGAGAATCACCATCGAGCACTG TGTGAGCTGACGCGTGTttgggaggcaggcagaggcgTTGCGTGGGGCCATCCTGGAGCAGCACCCTGACCTGCCTGTGCTCTGCAACCCGGAGAAACCCCGAAGGGGCAGCTTCGAcatcacactgacactgaccccGGGCCAGC agGTAAGTCTGTGGTCCGGTGTTAAGAAGGGTCCTCCTCGTAAACTGAAGTTCCCTGACCCTACAGTGGTGCTGTCTGCCCTGAAGGAAGCGCTGGAGAGCCAGTGA